CTCGTATCCTGGCTATCCGGACAGCGCTAGTCGTACAGAAGTGTCCCCGATATCTAGGACAAAACTTTCTTACAAATAACTGGAAACTTACGATCTGAACAGTGCAAAAATAGGATCTTCTTTTATACATAgtttaatgtaaaatgtatatctgACTTTGTGAAAtacaaaaagacaacaacaaataCTTAGTAACATAACTTGTAAAAGTGCAAGTACAGTTATACAATGGGTTACTGAAAGTTTCATTTGTTAGTCATTTCACATTTCACAAGTCCGTTTTCAAaggaagagaaaaaaaatattttgttgatttcttttcgAACGTTTATATTTAATTTCCAAATCAGCGATTCTATGCAACAATTCGTTTGTCATTAATATTATACTACATGCCACAGATAAAaattacaaagtttaaagaattaCAGAAGAATCTATGTTTTCCAACCCACCACAACCACCTAAACATTAGATTGTTTCCCAGTAAAAGAATTAATTGCATGTACTTCTAATTAAGTTACAGTGAACCACTATTAAGTTACAGTGAACCACCATTGGCATTTGAGATGATCTTCTGATTGAAATGCATTTTAGAGTATACAATGTACCTTGATGTATATGTTTGGTGTTTAATAAAGATGAAAGTAAAAAATCTAAAGTTATGTCTTGAACTTACTTAAACAAAATGCtgatctttataaaaaatatctccTTTTAATACAAGTCATACAATCCTATTTACATCTATATTTTAAGACAATTCTTCACAGTACATTTAGGATGATCGTACATTTGTGCAACAGTTTTTAGACATTTCACATTCCATGGGAAATGCTATGCTGTTGTCTGTAACAATGAAATTCCAAATGTTGTAACGTTTCCTCCATAACGGTCCTCACTTCAATTTCCCGAAGTATCGAAATCGCCCATGGTTCTATTGATACTTTAAATCTGCAGTCGTTGAATGTATTTAACATTgtcatttctttcaaaatatttactaGAAGTTCACCCCCTCTCTTACGGTGTCTTCGACCTCGGTTTAGATTTCTATAGCTTCCacgatattgtatgttgttatctAAACCTTGAACTAGGTTACGCCACCTTCTGCTTTTCCAGCAGGTATAGAGATCACACAGAACGTCACAGATGCATCTTACAACAGAGCTACTTTCATTTGCGCAAACATTCTGGTGGAATATCATACACGTCTTTATTTTATATGAAGATATATGTATGTTATCCAGATCTCTGGGTGCGCAATAATTATTCAACCGTTCACCATCGTTATTGCCATTGATGAGGTATTTTAGTATTTTGTATGCTTTAATATGCTGCGGCGATAATCGGTTCCTTATAAATTCAACCTCGGTTTCTGTAAAAGAGATGCTGTATCTGGTTATCAAAAAGCTTCCAGTGTTCACAACAGCATTTGCAAATTCTGGTAA
This is a stretch of genomic DNA from Mercenaria mercenaria strain notata chromosome 4, MADL_Memer_1, whole genome shotgun sequence. It encodes these proteins:
- the LOC123550881 gene encoding uncharacterized protein LOC123550881, with the translated sequence MSLDRLFPCEIDLTINERELAFIQTGIESLVRQIYDVIDTHAQPLLEWQKMKLREVSKLDLVERDTIEYILKVGSFYDRTKIIYPDEFDFILVFGTFEMPKDDIADHLFGFGSLHLYDEIKNILTKKEVSENLFYKQNESGSRIVFGEFVANNGPAVKLKFYYFKHGCNAKELYVDLVPVFKVLDEHLDLKVDKMCSLPEFANAVVNTGSFLITRYSISFTETEVEFIRNRLSPQHIKAYKILKYLINGNNDGERLNNYCAPRDLDNIHISSYKIKTCMIFHQNVCANESSSVVRCICDVLCDLYTCWKSRRWRNLVQGLDNNIQYRGSYRNLNRGRRHRKRGGELLVNILKEMTMLNTFNDCRFKVSIEPWAISILREIEVRTVMEETLQHLEFHCYRQQHSISHGM